The genomic region GCCTTGGCGGCGTTTCGATCAACAATATTCCGCCGCACAAGCGTGGTATTGGCATGGTCTTTCAGAACTATGCGCTTTTCCCGCATATGACCATCGCCGAGAATTTGGCTTTCCCGCTTGAGGTCCGCAAATTGGGCAAAGCGGAACAGGAAGAAAAGGTCAAACGCGCACTCGATATGGTCGAAATGGGAAGCTTCGGTGGTCGTCGCCCGGCTCAGCTTTCGGGCGGTCAACAGCAACGTGTCGCTTTGGCCCGTGCGCTGGTGTTTGAACCTGAACTTGTTCTGATGGACGAACCGCTTGGTGCACTTGACAAACAGCTTCGTGAAAAGATGCAGTTTGAAATCACGCATCTTGCCCATCAACTTGGCATTACAACGGTTTACGTCACCCATGATCAGACCGAAGCCTTGACGATGTCTGATCGCGTTGCCGTGTTTGACGATGGCCGTATTCAGCAGCTTGCACCGCCCGATAAACTTTACGAACAGCCCGAAAACAGCTTTGTTGCCCAGTTCATCGGTGAAAACAATACGCTGGAGGGGATCGTCAAGGAAATCAAGGGCAACACTTGTGTGGTGCAGCTTGATGACGGCGAAATCATTGATGCCGTCCCGGTAAATGTCAGTCAAGTGGGTGAACGTACCCGCGTTTCGATCCGTCCTGAACGTGTCGAATACAATCGTGATCGTCTGCATGAAGACGCCCATACATTGAAAGCCGAGGTGCTGGAGTTCATCTATATGGGTGACATCTTCCGCACGCGGCTGCGTGTGGCCGGCAATGATGAGTTTATCATCAAGACCCGAAATGCGCCTGATCAGATGCGCTTGAAACCCGGCCAGCAGATTGAAATCGGCTGGCTTGCAGAAGATTGTCGCGCACTCGACGCGTCATAATCGTTGGTTGGACAGATTACAGGACCGGTATGCCCGGGTACCGGTTCTTAACGAATAGTCCGGGAAACAATCAGGGAGTCTATTAATGCAACTTATTAAAACCCTTACTGCATCAACAGCTTTGCTCGTTGTCGCAAGTGGTTCCGCATTTGCCCAGGAGATGGTAAATGACATGACCCTTGTCAGCTGGGGTGGTGCATACCAGAACAGCCAGGTCAAGGCTTATGCAGAGCCTTACATGGAAATGCATCCAGAGGTTTCAATTACCTGGGATGAAAGTTCGAACGAGGCTGTCGCAAAAATGCGTGCAATGAACGAAGCCAATAACATGACCTGGGATCTGGTTGACGTTGTTGCTGCCGATGCTATGCGCCTTTGCGATGAAGGTCTCGCAATGGAAATTGACCCGAACGAAATCCTTGCAGCAGCGCCGGACGGTACCTCTGCCGAGGATGACTTTGGTGATCTCCTCGTAAGTGACTGCTACATTCCGCAGATCGTTTATTCGACCACGTTTGGTTACCGCGAAGACATGGTTCCGGATGGAACACCGGCACCGACCGACATCTGTGCCCTGTTCGATACCGAAACCTATCCGGGCATGCGTTCGCTTGAAAAACGCCCGATCAACAACATGGAATGGGCTCTGCTCTGCGATGGTGTTGCCAAGGACGAAGTCTACGACGTTCTTGAAACGCCGGAAGGTCAGCAGCGCGCGCTCGACAAACTGGCAACCATCAAGGACAGCGTGATCTGGTGGAGTGCCGGTGCAGATACCCCGCAACTTCTGGCTGATGGTGAAGTCTTCATGGGCTCGACCTACAATGGTCGTCTGTTCTCGGCAATTGTTGAGCAGAATCAGCCGATCGCCATGCTTTGGGATGCACAGGTCTTTGACCTTGACGGTTGGATCATTCCGGCCGGTCTTCCGGAAGAACGTCTGAACCGCGTTCTGGACTTTGTGAAGTTTGCAACCGATACCCAGCGCCTTGCTGATCAGGCTGCTTACATTTCGTATGGTCCGGCTCGTTTGTCGTCGGCGCCGCTTGTTGGCAAACACGCCGAACTGGGCGTTGACATGGCACCGCACATGCCGACCGACCCGGCAAACGCCAAGAACACGTTCCTCTATAACTATGAGTTCTGGGCTGACTATCGTGACGACATCGATGCCAAGTTCCAGGCTTGGCTCGCTCAATAAGAGCTAAGGGTAGGGGGCCGTTCGCGGCCCCCTTTGCCGACCAATTCGCAGAACAATAAATTGCCGGTCGAAACAATAGACCGAAAACACCGGGGCAGGCTTACGGGGGCGTAATGGGTGATACATCGCAAGAAGTCGTGTTAGCTGCTGATGGCAGACCACTAAAACAAAGTCTACGAAGGGCATTGATGCGCCAGAAGATGCGCGCGCTCATGCTGGTTGCGCCACTTTTGATCTTTGTGGTCGTGACTTTTATCGTTCCGATCCTCTCGATGCTTTTCCGGTCGGTTGAAAACGACATTGTGCCGAACACACTCCCGGGAACGGTGATCGCGCTCTCCCAGTGGGATGGTTCAACCGGGGAA from Thalassospira indica harbors:
- a CDS encoding ABC transporter ATP-binding protein, coding for MADGASNEAFVEFERVQKSYDGETLVVKDLNLTMPRGEFLTMLGPSGSGKTTCLMMLAGFETATHGDIRLGGVSINNIPPHKRGIGMVFQNYALFPHMTIAENLAFPLEVRKLGKAEQEEKVKRALDMVEMGSFGGRRPAQLSGGQQQRVALARALVFEPELVLMDEPLGALDKQLREKMQFEITHLAHQLGITTVYVTHDQTEALTMSDRVAVFDDGRIQQLAPPDKLYEQPENSFVAQFIGENNTLEGIVKEIKGNTCVVQLDDGEIIDAVPVNVSQVGERTRVSIRPERVEYNRDRLHEDAHTLKAEVLEFIYMGDIFRTRLRVAGNDEFIIKTRNAPDQMRLKPGQQIEIGWLAEDCRALDAS
- a CDS encoding extracellular solute-binding protein, with the protein product MQLIKTLTASTALLVVASGSAFAQEMVNDMTLVSWGGAYQNSQVKAYAEPYMEMHPEVSITWDESSNEAVAKMRAMNEANNMTWDLVDVVAADAMRLCDEGLAMEIDPNEILAAAPDGTSAEDDFGDLLVSDCYIPQIVYSTTFGYREDMVPDGTPAPTDICALFDTETYPGMRSLEKRPINNMEWALLCDGVAKDEVYDVLETPEGQQRALDKLATIKDSVIWWSAGADTPQLLADGEVFMGSTYNGRLFSAIVEQNQPIAMLWDAQVFDLDGWIIPAGLPEERLNRVLDFVKFATDTQRLADQAAYISYGPARLSSAPLVGKHAELGVDMAPHMPTDPANAKNTFLYNYEFWADYRDDIDAKFQAWLAQ